From the genome of Eucalyptus grandis isolate ANBG69807.140 chromosome 2, ASM1654582v1, whole genome shotgun sequence, one region includes:
- the LOC120290244 gene encoding cysteine-rich receptor-like protein kinase 42, whose product MKSNGASPSIALPLLALSSFFFSLAVSDPRITEAGRICENSTWIVAGNIVSDLIAIMNELSDGVAAQRWWKYSLASPTLAVYGLIQCHGDLTETECRLCFTESWIRIARCLPNFGRIYLDGCFLRYGTYDFYNETVDPTHDMLKCSSNLTVPAERVAELSDRVDRVLRNVSASAVQNKGFAVAEEDGVGGVAGVYALAQCWSTLDAGSCRFCLENAMSMARSCAPGEARAMNAGCFLRYSTTKFFDVPDSGGNNVLISGLPTYKMASSPLKKNRRSSMSAVRFRFFQLRFPPVG is encoded by the coding sequence ATGAAGTCGAACGGAGCGAGCCCATCAATCGCCCTTCCTCTGCTCGCGCTCTCctcgttcttcttctctctcgccgTCTCCGATCCTCGAATCACCGAAGCGGGCCGCATCTGCGAGAACTCCACTTGGATTGTCGCTGGAAACATCGTCTCCGACCTCATCGCCATCATGAACGAGCTCTCCGACGGCGTCGCCGCCCAGCGCTGGTGGAAGTACTCTCTCGCCTCGCCAACGCTAGCAGTGTACGGCCTCATCCAGTGCCATGGTGACTTGACTGAAACCGAGTGCCGCCTCTGCTTTACCGAGAGCTGGATCCGGATCGCCCGCTGCCTCCCCAACTTTGGTCGGATCTACCTCGACGGCTGCTTCCTCCGTTATGGCACTTACGACTTCTACAACGAGACCGTGGATCCAACGCACGACATGCTCAAGTGTAGCTCCAATTTGACAGTCCCGGCAGAGAGAGTGGCCGAGCTCTCGGATAGGGTGGACCGGGTCCTGAGGAATGTCTCGGCCAGCGCTGTGCAGAACAAGGGCTTTGCGGTGGCTGAGGAGGACGGAGTTGGAGGAGTCGCCGGGGTATATGCTTTGGCACAGTGTTGGAGCACGCTTGATGCCGGCAGTTGCAGATTCTGTTTGGAGAATGCAATGTCGATGGCGAGAAGCTGCGCACCTGGAGAAGCGCGGGCCATGAACGCGGGATGCTTCCTCCGTTACTCGACCACAAAGTTCTTCGACGTCCCTGATAGCGGAGGTAATAACGTCCTGATCTCTGGTTTACCGACTTACAAGATGGCTTCCTCGCCATTAAAGAAAAACCGACGCTCTTCTATGTCTGCTGTCAGATTTCGATTTTTCCAATTGCGGTTTCCTCCTGTAGGTTGA